The Methanocella arvoryzae MRE50 DNA window CGACGGGAATCCGTGGTTCCCTGCGGACCTGATGTCGCTGGGCATACCTGCTGCAATGGCTGAGAGAATGGCTGGAGACGTGGAGAAATCATTCGTCACCATGCGGCCTGAGATGGCATACCCGGCAGAGCATGATTCCCAGGTTTCGAATGCCTTAAGCAGAAGGCATTAATGCTATTTTTTCTATTCATATTCGCATTTAGTATGAAAAATTGATAAACTATTAATACTATACCTCGAATACGCTCTTTATTCGCTTATACCACAAACGGGAGGAATACGTATCAGACAGACAACACTAATAATTACAGCCTGCGTTCTACTGCTGGCGGTGCTGCTCTCCGGCTGCACCCAGCCTGCAACCCCGACGCCGGCTCCCGGTGACAATACTTCTTCTACAGGAGTCACGATTACGGACACTAACGGCAACGTGATCACCCTGCCCTCGACGGCAGACAGAATAGTGGTGTCCAACTCGGACGCCGCAGAGGTGCTGATCGCAATCGGCGCTAAAGACAGGATAGTGGGCGTGGCCAGCATCGTCAAGAAGAACCCGACAGTGGGCCCGCTGGTAGCAGACATGGCCGACGTGGGCGACTGGCAGAACCCCAACCTGGAGCAGATTGCACAACTGCAGCCGGACGTGATCGTCACTTACGCCAGCTCTAAGCCTAAGAACGCTGATCAGCTCGCCCTGATCAACGTCTCGATCGTCCAGCTTGACTGCGGCAACCTGAACACCCTGGCAAATGACATCCGGACGATGGGAACGCTGACTGGCAACAGCCAGCAGGCAGAGGACTTCGCCAGGTTCGTCGATGAAAACGTAGACCTGGTGAAGAACAGGACTGCAAACGTGACCGAGGACCAGAAGCCGAAGGTGTACTGGGAGAACAACAAGCCGTTCACCACAGCGGGATACCTCTCGGGCGGCGACGTGCTGATCACCACGGCCGGCGGCCGGAACCTCGCCCACGACATGAGCAACGCTTCAGGCGGATACGTGTACATGAGCGCGGAGAACATCCTGCCGAACAACCCGGACGTCATCATCAAGTACAACGGCTACACGGTCGGCGGCGACACCGTTCAGAATTACACGGCCATCCGTGACGAGGTCATGAACAGGACGGGCATAGCAGGCGTCAAGGCAGTGAACGACAACCAGGTATACGTGCTCTCGTCTACCATTACCTATGGTGCCAAGAGCCCGATCGGCCTGCTGTATGTGGCTAAGATCCTGTACCCCGAGACCTTTGCAGACATCGACCCGGCGGTAAAGCTGGACGAGTACGCAGAGAGGTTCGTGCCTGGCACCAACCAGACGCTCGTAATTTACCCGACACCGTAGCCGGGCCTGAGAGGAGAGGAGGCGTAGCCCCACGCCAAACAAACCTGTGGCGTGGGGACCGCCCCGTTCTATGGATGGAAGTGAGACAGGTCTTCTTCCATACTTTTATATGAGATCAGCGGGAATACTTCTTGCACACTAACAGATAGCCGCAGTAGTACGAAAATTGCGTAAAACGAGGGGTTCGGGTGAAAGGTCAGGCACAGACGGCAACGGGAGACGTAGATCAGCTCTATCGAAAAAGCTACATGCGTAGAGTGAGCCTCCTGATAATCGTCTTCGGCCTCCTCGTGGGTGCATCGCTGGTGGCGGCCTCGGTGGGCACTGCGAAAATCACCATTCCCGACGTATTTTTATCGATCATGCATGCGGCGGCCGAAAAGACTGCCGGCATCCCGGTACTGGGATCTGTCTTTGCGCTCTTCGGCCCTCCGGAAAACGGCATTGCCCAGGTCATCGTCGTCAACATGCGGCTGCCGAGAATACTGCTGGCCATGCTCGCCGGAATCAGCCTGGCAGTGGCAGGCACGGTCATGCAAGGGACGCTTCGCAATCCCCTGGTGAGTCCGTTCACTCTCGGCCTGGCCTCTGCCGCATCTTTCGGAGCCGCCATCACCATCGTAACAGGTGCGGGCATCCTCGG harbors:
- a CDS encoding ABC transporter substrate-binding protein, with product MLLSGCTQPATPTPAPGDNTSSTGVTITDTNGNVITLPSTADRIVVSNSDAAEVLIAIGAKDRIVGVASIVKKNPTVGPLVADMADVGDWQNPNLEQIAQLQPDVIVTYASSKPKNADQLALINVSIVQLDCGNLNTLANDIRTMGTLTGNSQQAEDFARFVDENVDLVKNRTANVTEDQKPKVYWENNKPFTTAGYLSGGDVLITTAGGRNLAHDMSNASGGYVYMSAENILPNNPDVIIKYNGYTVGGDTVQNYTAIRDEVMNRTGIAGVKAVNDNQVYVLSSTITYGAKSPIGLLYVAKILYPETFADIDPAVKLDEYAERFVPGTNQTLVIYPTP